Proteins encoded together in one Chlamydiota bacterium window:
- a CDS encoding response regulator SirA — MRIVTWEELYEMEVVTRARAWNRVRDMDTIAGINRRMRYGGYDAVIREADKVYEEAIRKAAEAIARRRPGVRLVIVAGPSSSGKTTTTMKLCEALQGLGQELRMFALDNYFWNLKDQPQDEFGDYNFETPEALDMRLINRNLTDLLAGRETLLPVYNFKTGMREAEGVPMRLEKGQLLVVEGLHGFHRDTTRGIPLESQFRVYIEAICQLKDRKGNFVPWTDIRILRRMVRDNLHRNYTPLKTVGHWHYVRASEKAHIVPFIKDADVVVNGYLPYELPVHKRYLYRSLKEAVEHFGDAKGKEDAFRRAQRCLGYLEEVDLLEDDSLIPPTSLLREFIGGSVYTG, encoded by the coding sequence ATGCGTATCGTGACGTGGGAAGAGCTGTATGAGATGGAGGTGGTCACCCGGGCGCGCGCGTGGAACCGCGTGCGCGACATGGACACCATCGCCGGCATCAATCGCCGGATGCGCTACGGCGGGTACGACGCGGTGATCCGCGAGGCCGACAAGGTCTACGAGGAGGCCATCCGCAAGGCGGCGGAGGCGATCGCGCGCCGCCGCCCGGGCGTGCGGCTGGTGATCGTCGCGGGGCCCAGCTCCTCGGGCAAGACCACCACCACGATGAAGCTCTGCGAGGCGCTGCAGGGGCTCGGGCAGGAGCTGCGGATGTTCGCCCTCGACAACTACTTCTGGAACCTGAAGGACCAGCCGCAGGACGAGTTCGGGGATTACAACTTCGAGACGCCCGAGGCGCTCGATATGCGGCTCATCAACAGGAACCTCACCGATCTCCTGGCGGGCAGGGAGACGCTCCTCCCGGTCTACAACTTCAAGACCGGCATGCGGGAGGCGGAGGGCGTGCCGATGCGCCTCGAGAAGGGGCAGCTCCTCGTCGTGGAGGGGCTCCACGGCTTCCACCGCGACACGACGCGGGGGATACCGCTCGAGTCGCAGTTCCGCGTCTACATCGAGGCGATCTGCCAGCTCAAAGACCGGAAGGGCAACTTCGTCCCTTGGACCGACATCAGGATCCTGCGGAGGATGGTGCGGGACAACCTCCACCGCAACTACACCCCGCTGAAGACCGTCGGGCACTGGCACTACGTGCGGGCCTCGGAGAAGGCGCACATCGTCCCGTTCATCAAGGACGCGGACGTGGTCGTGAACGGCTACCTGCCGTACGAGCTCCCCGTCCACAAGAGGTACCTGTACCGCAGCCTGAAGGAGGCGGTGGAGCATTTCGGGGACGCCAAGGGCAAGGAGGACGCCTTCCGGCGGGCGCAGCGTTGCCTCGGGTACCTCGAGGAGGTGGACCTCCTCGAGGACGACTCCCTCATCCCCCCGACCTCCCTGCTCCGCGAGTTCATCGGCGGGAGCGTCTACACCGGGTGA